Proteins found in one Microbacterium sp. LWS13-1.2 genomic segment:
- a CDS encoding flavin reductase family protein produces MQQTVETVSADQFKRAFRNHPAGVAVVSASVDGDRAALTVSSLSSLSAEPPLLVFSVSDMSSSTPVVLAAKTVVVHMLDANCAWLAKLGAERGADRFSDANRWAIFPEGEPFFVDAPVVIRARVVDHVRAGSSTLCIVEAIEIVDRDAAESDSGRPLVYHNRTWHELGPGSTLTC; encoded by the coding sequence ATGCAGCAGACAGTCGAGACAGTATCGGCCGATCAGTTCAAGCGTGCCTTCCGCAACCATCCGGCGGGAGTCGCCGTCGTTTCCGCCAGCGTCGACGGAGACCGCGCGGCACTCACCGTCAGCTCCCTCTCATCGTTGAGCGCGGAGCCTCCCCTCCTCGTCTTCTCCGTCTCGGACATGTCATCCAGTACCCCCGTGGTGCTTGCCGCGAAGACCGTCGTGGTGCACATGCTCGACGCGAACTGCGCGTGGCTGGCCAAACTCGGTGCCGAGCGCGGTGCGGATCGATTCAGCGACGCGAACCGGTGGGCTATCTTCCCCGAGGGCGAACCGTTCTTCGTCGATGCGCCTGTGGTCATTCGCGCCCGCGTCGTCGATCACGTGCGTGCGGGCTCCTCAACCCTCTGCATCGTCGAGGCGATCGAGATCGTCGACCGTGACGCAGCCGAGTCAGACAGCGGGCGGCCTCTCGTGTACCACAACCGCACCTGGCACGAACTCGGTCCGGGCTCGACGCTGACCTGCTGA
- a CDS encoding Rid family hydrolase: MRSSSGRDHILAVGSTEELYGIPGLPFIPAVRVTGSHELVFVSGVLGPATKEDSSMTMDAEVRRAYRNLERVLNQAGGTLADVVSMTKYVKDIANNNRIVEAVTKEQLPHLTTTTTVEIARLVPEDLRFEVSAIAAVRIAP, from the coding sequence ATGCGTTCATCCAGCGGCAGAGACCACATCCTGGCGGTCGGTTCCACAGAGGAACTCTACGGAATCCCGGGGCTGCCCTTCATACCGGCCGTCAGGGTCACCGGCTCTCATGAACTCGTCTTCGTCTCCGGTGTGCTGGGGCCGGCGACCAAGGAAGATTCCTCAATGACGATGGACGCAGAAGTCAGACGGGCCTACCGAAATCTGGAACGTGTGCTCAATCAGGCCGGGGGGACGCTTGCTGATGTCGTTTCCATGACGAAGTACGTGAAAGACATTGCGAACAACAACCGCATCGTCGAAGCGGTGACGAAGGAACAGCTCCCACACCTCACCACCACCACGACAGTCGAGATCGCTCGGCTGGTCCCCGAGGACCTGCGCTTCGAGGTCAGTGCGATCGCCGCGGTACGGATCGCACCGTAG
- a CDS encoding LacI family DNA-binding transcriptional regulator, whose product MNTGRRATIADVAELAGVHPGTASRALNPGTRALVNADTVERIVRSAQQLGYVPNALARGLRTNSSMTVGVVIPDITNPLFPPIVRGIEAELQPRGYSTLIANTDGFEAGERGALDSLLDRRVDGLIVASGLREQSPIADLYQAGVKVVLLNRDAGPVPYPLVTGNDASGITAAVEALHELGHRNLLHVAGPMNISTSSARAAAFETAVRSLDGVEGSIVVAEALSIEAGRTAMLSVLSSGERRVTGVVASTDVIAVGILRAMRQMGVDCPRDISVIGFNDVQFAEDFCPPLSTVRVPAAAMGARAARLLLDWLSGTPQTPETVTLPVTLMMRGSTAPSPA is encoded by the coding sequence GTGAACACGGGGCGGCGGGCGACGATCGCCGATGTCGCCGAGCTTGCGGGCGTTCATCCGGGCACAGCATCTCGTGCGCTGAATCCTGGCACTCGGGCCTTGGTCAACGCTGACACCGTCGAGCGGATCGTTCGATCGGCGCAACAGCTCGGCTACGTCCCGAATGCGCTCGCTCGCGGTCTCCGCACGAACAGCTCGATGACGGTCGGCGTCGTGATTCCCGACATCACTAACCCCCTATTCCCACCTATCGTCAGGGGCATCGAAGCCGAACTGCAGCCCCGGGGTTACTCCACCCTCATCGCCAACACCGACGGATTCGAGGCGGGAGAGCGCGGCGCGCTCGACTCGCTCTTGGACCGGCGCGTCGACGGCCTGATAGTGGCGTCGGGTCTGAGGGAGCAATCTCCGATCGCTGATCTCTACCAAGCCGGCGTCAAGGTCGTCCTGCTGAACCGCGACGCCGGACCGGTCCCGTACCCGCTGGTCACAGGCAACGATGCGAGCGGCATCACAGCCGCGGTGGAGGCGCTGCATGAGCTTGGGCACCGGAACTTGCTTCACGTCGCCGGCCCGATGAACATCTCGACCAGCTCGGCGCGCGCGGCGGCATTCGAGACGGCTGTCCGTTCCTTGGATGGGGTGGAAGGTAGCATCGTCGTCGCCGAAGCGTTGTCGATCGAGGCGGGGCGCACCGCGATGCTGTCGGTGCTCTCCAGCGGCGAACGCCGGGTCACGGGCGTCGTCGCGAGCACCGACGTGATTGCGGTGGGTATTCTCCGTGCGATGAGGCAGATGGGAGTCGACTGCCCACGGGACATCTCGGTGATCGGGTTCAACGACGTTCAGTTCGCCGAGGACTTCTGTCCGCCTCTGTCTACGGTCCGCGTGCCCGCGGCCGCGATGGGAGCGCGCGCCGCGCGATTGCTCCTGGACTGGCTTTCAGGCACACCGCAAACTCCGGAGACGGTCACGCTGCCGGTCACTTTGATGATGCGCGGATCGACCGCGCCCTCCCCTGCGTAA
- a CDS encoding NAD(P)H-dependent oxidoreductase, with the protein MADSLDRLRIAAVSGSQRAGSVNTGLLRALVSLAERRGKIDITIVDGLADLPFASVDAAYGDVPDAVRHVHDQITKADGIIIATPEYCYSVPALLKNFFDWQTLPVPPKNTLRHKPLGIVGASISMMGTNRAQMDLRKIALYSDLEVMGRPEVYVDDAAEKFTKDGELTDQATFELLERWLDDFEEFARSTLRRGLPDLSREYLTT; encoded by the coding sequence ATGGCAGATTCACTGGACCGACTTCGGATCGCTGCGGTATCTGGTAGCCAGCGTGCCGGTTCCGTCAACACCGGTCTTCTTCGTGCGTTGGTGTCGCTGGCCGAGCGGCGGGGCAAGATCGACATCACCATCGTTGATGGGCTGGCCGATCTCCCGTTCGCGTCCGTCGACGCCGCCTACGGCGACGTTCCTGATGCCGTGCGACATGTGCATGATCAGATCACGAAGGCTGACGGCATTATCATCGCTACGCCCGAGTACTGCTATTCCGTGCCCGCGCTGCTCAAGAACTTCTTCGATTGGCAGACACTGCCTGTCCCACCCAAGAACACGCTTCGTCACAAGCCACTGGGAATCGTCGGCGCGTCGATCAGCATGATGGGCACGAACCGGGCCCAGATGGATCTGCGGAAGATAGCGCTCTACTCGGATCTTGAGGTCATGGGTCGGCCCGAAGTCTACGTGGATGACGCCGCCGAGAAATTCACCAAAGATGGCGAGCTCACCGATCAGGCCACGTTCGAATTACTCGAGAGATGGCTGGACGACTTTGAGGAGTTCGCGCGGTCTACGCTCCGTCGAGGACTGCCGGACCTCTCACGAGAGTATCTGACGACTTGA
- a CDS encoding acyl-CoA dehydrogenase family protein — translation MTIDVTAGLTPTGATDSVIANARSLRERLRAHAATADSNRQLDADDVDAMTDAGLMSLWTPRAFGGPETSFRTAVEVAIALGEGDAAAGWLAGVSNAGSFVMSLFSERAQAEVWAGGPHVRGAGVLAPAGRTEVAPGGMKLTGRWPYMSGVTTADWVFVTAPVGGSLGPGAQLGFFLVPREEIVVDDTWFVTGMRATASSTAVVNDVYVPEHRILRWSAYDASACKGIYRSHIYSVLNVGVVSTLVGELGYALELVLEKAASRPIVTTMYRSQAESAAFQVEVGRAAQIAETARLRMLAVADDMDRIVAEARLPTSEEKTKNRADCAYIAQACWDAVDTLASAHGTSTFSQSNPLERVWRNAAVASRHAGLSLRVGNEVFGRELLGIETQSIAPTL, via the coding sequence GTGACGATCGATGTGACAGCGGGGCTGACGCCGACAGGCGCGACCGATTCTGTGATCGCGAACGCTCGCAGTCTGCGGGAGCGGCTGCGAGCACATGCGGCAACGGCGGACAGCAATCGGCAGCTCGACGCTGACGATGTCGATGCGATGACGGATGCCGGACTGATGTCGCTCTGGACCCCCCGTGCGTTCGGTGGACCGGAGACATCTTTCCGAACCGCGGTCGAAGTCGCCATCGCCCTCGGCGAAGGCGACGCGGCAGCCGGTTGGCTCGCCGGTGTCAGTAACGCGGGATCATTTGTGATGTCGCTCTTCAGCGAGCGAGCGCAGGCCGAGGTGTGGGCCGGTGGTCCCCACGTGCGAGGCGCGGGTGTCCTTGCTCCCGCTGGGCGCACGGAGGTCGCCCCGGGTGGGATGAAGCTGACCGGACGTTGGCCCTACATGTCGGGAGTGACGACAGCAGATTGGGTGTTCGTGACGGCGCCGGTTGGCGGCTCACTCGGGCCCGGTGCGCAGCTCGGATTCTTCCTCGTGCCGCGCGAGGAGATCGTGGTCGACGACACGTGGTTCGTCACTGGCATGCGTGCCACCGCCAGCTCGACTGCTGTGGTGAACGATGTCTACGTTCCGGAGCACCGCATCCTGCGCTGGAGCGCCTATGACGCCTCTGCCTGCAAGGGCATCTATCGGTCGCACATCTACTCGGTTCTGAACGTGGGCGTCGTCAGCACGCTCGTCGGCGAGCTGGGGTACGCCCTTGAGCTGGTACTTGAGAAGGCGGCCAGTCGTCCGATCGTCACGACGATGTACCGCAGCCAGGCGGAATCCGCGGCCTTTCAGGTGGAGGTGGGGCGGGCTGCGCAGATCGCGGAAACCGCGCGCCTGAGAATGCTCGCCGTGGCGGACGACATGGACCGGATTGTCGCGGAAGCCCGGCTGCCCACCAGCGAGGAAAAGACGAAGAATCGAGCGGACTGTGCATATATCGCGCAAGCGTGTTGGGACGCCGTCGACACGCTGGCAAGCGCGCATGGCACGTCGACGTTCTCGCAATCCAATCCGCTCGAGCGGGTCTGGCGAAACGCCGCCGTCGCCAGCCGACACGCCGGCCTCTCCCTCAGAGTGGGTAACGAGGTCTTCGGCCGCGAGCTTCTGGGAATCGAGACGCAGTCGATAGCTCCCACTTTGTGA
- a CDS encoding amidohydrolase family protein: MLLNPVGGVGAGKGRTIMTRRTILKDAYLLTMDERLGQRTGDILIEDGVIADVADSIRIADAELVNLAGAIVMPGMIDTHIHLWQSAIRGLASETWGREYFGLVHPLSGRYRPADMYASTLGGAIELLHSGTTTVFDFCHATNSPQHAEASLRALDDSGIRGIFGFCFRHRPEAGITGFTTFDERHQVLEKLVAEWSEHERVSLGVALNNIDHVSPEVHTREVESARRLGLRQSIHSNLPGQVSLSAGAGLLGEDISWVHAGPIDDDEIDLLVESGGSIAFTPEIEAAMMGIAPRVGAARRRGVPVSIGTDVPSALNGSLLTQLRIARAVIHAVDGQTERAQNRSGTRTARHPSFDTMDLLRLATIDGARVLGMADTIGSISVGKAADLLVIDTAPFGLAAGSAADFVVYQSTARNLAAVYVGGEAVVSEGRHTRADLPRVRQQLDETRDWVLGRSADSEWPEIDEETRARYEAGQGKAS, translated from the coding sequence ATGCTGCTAAACCCCGTCGGCGGCGTGGGTGCCGGCAAAGGGAGGACCATCATGACGCGACGCACGATTCTCAAGGACGCTTACCTCTTGACCATGGACGAACGTCTGGGTCAGCGCACGGGCGACATCCTCATCGAAGACGGCGTCATCGCCGACGTCGCCGACTCCATACGCATCGCTGACGCGGAGCTCGTGAACCTCGCCGGGGCCATCGTGATGCCCGGCATGATCGATACCCATATTCATCTGTGGCAGTCGGCGATCCGCGGCCTCGCGTCCGAGACATGGGGCCGCGAGTACTTCGGGCTGGTGCATCCGCTCTCCGGTCGCTACCGTCCCGCGGACATGTATGCGTCAACCTTGGGCGGGGCGATCGAGCTGCTCCACTCAGGTACGACCACCGTGTTCGATTTCTGCCATGCGACCAACTCGCCACAGCACGCCGAAGCGTCGCTGCGCGCCCTCGACGACTCGGGCATCAGAGGCATCTTCGGGTTCTGCTTCCGCCACCGACCCGAAGCCGGTATCACTGGCTTCACGACCTTTGACGAAAGGCATCAGGTACTGGAGAAGCTGGTCGCCGAGTGGTCAGAGCACGAGCGGGTGTCTCTCGGCGTCGCGCTGAACAACATCGATCACGTCTCGCCGGAGGTCCACACCCGTGAGGTCGAGTCGGCACGACGGCTGGGCCTGCGCCAGAGCATCCACTCCAATCTGCCAGGGCAGGTTTCTCTCAGCGCAGGGGCGGGCCTGCTGGGCGAGGACATCAGCTGGGTGCATGCGGGTCCGATCGACGATGATGAGATCGACCTCCTCGTGGAGAGCGGCGGTTCGATCGCCTTCACCCCCGAGATCGAAGCGGCAATGATGGGGATCGCTCCCCGAGTTGGAGCCGCCCGCCGTCGCGGCGTACCTGTTTCGATCGGGACCGATGTGCCTTCGGCACTCAACGGCAGCCTTCTCACGCAGCTCCGGATCGCTCGAGCTGTCATTCACGCGGTGGATGGTCAGACAGAGCGCGCGCAGAATCGTTCGGGCACCCGCACCGCAAGGCACCCCAGCTTCGACACGATGGATCTTCTGCGGCTCGCGACGATCGACGGCGCCCGTGTCCTCGGGATGGCCGACACGATCGGAAGCATCTCCGTGGGCAAAGCGGCCGATCTTCTCGTCATCGACACCGCGCCCTTCGGCCTGGCAGCCGGTTCGGCGGCGGATTTCGTCGTCTACCAATCCACGGCCCGCAACTTGGCCGCTGTGTACGTCGGCGGCGAGGCGGTCGTCAGCGAGGGCCGCCACACGCGCGCGGACCTGCCGCGGGTGCGACAGCAACTCGATGAGACAAGGGATTGGGTGCTCGGGCGGTCCGCGGACAGCGAATGGCCGGAGATCGACGAGGAGACGCGAGCGCGCTACGAGGCTGGCCAGGGCAAGGCGTCTTGA
- a CDS encoding flavin reductase family protein gives MHPTGHIEVLEVTEPGSDVLTADAFRAAFRSHPAGVAVVTADPGGDPIAMTVSSLTSISASPPLMAFSASAQSSSTAALRRATSVVVHLLNAEQLWLAQLGATTGVDRFQDPTKWRRLPTGEPVFPDGGTWIRGEVVHRVEAGNAVIHVVKAIETNSSAESSSDASGVGPLVYHNRSWHVLSDASMI, from the coding sequence ATGCATCCTACTGGCCACATCGAAGTGCTTGAGGTGACGGAACCGGGCAGCGATGTCCTTACCGCTGACGCCTTCAGAGCGGCTTTCCGCAGCCATCCCGCCGGCGTCGCCGTCGTCACGGCGGACCCCGGCGGGGATCCCATCGCTATGACCGTGAGTTCGCTCACGTCCATCAGTGCGTCGCCCCCGCTGATGGCATTCTCTGCGTCGGCGCAGTCGTCAAGCACTGCGGCGCTTCGCAGAGCGACGAGCGTGGTTGTGCACCTGCTGAATGCCGAGCAGTTGTGGCTCGCTCAACTGGGCGCGACCACGGGGGTCGACCGGTTCCAGGACCCTACGAAGTGGCGTCGACTTCCGACGGGGGAGCCGGTCTTCCCTGACGGTGGAACGTGGATCCGGGGTGAGGTCGTGCACCGCGTTGAGGCAGGGAACGCTGTGATCCACGTCGTCAAGGCGATCGAAACCAACTCCTCTGCGGAATCATCGTCAGATGCGTCCGGCGTGGGGCCACTCGTCTACCACAATCGTTCCTGGCACGTGCTGAGCGATGCGTCGATGATCTGA
- a CDS encoding helix-turn-helix domain-containing protein: MSTANEIGARLRRQRQSRGLSLRAVAQELKVSASLISQVETGKTQPSVATLYSLATLLSISVDELLGLEPAGTAPSRLPMGSVVQRASENPVIEMENGVRWEKLAMGPGGPADVLLVTYQPGAASSIEGRLMRHVGLEYAYLLEGSLTLQVEFDTYELNAGDSWHFDSSRPHMASNHGATPAIGIWFVVGRHGDSLPNPQEPPVSSRQSARSTVDVLRRLDALDVLEE, encoded by the coding sequence ATGTCGACGGCGAACGAGATCGGTGCCCGCCTGCGGCGTCAGCGTCAATCACGGGGCCTGAGCCTTCGCGCAGTCGCTCAAGAGCTCAAGGTTTCGGCGAGTCTGATCTCGCAGGTCGAAACAGGCAAGACGCAGCCGTCGGTAGCGACGCTGTACTCTCTTGCCACGTTGCTGTCGATATCTGTCGATGAGCTGCTCGGTCTGGAGCCGGCTGGCACGGCTCCCTCGCGATTGCCGATGGGGTCCGTCGTGCAGCGGGCCTCCGAGAACCCTGTCATCGAGATGGAGAACGGCGTCCGGTGGGAGAAACTCGCCATGGGTCCAGGCGGTCCCGCTGACGTTCTCCTTGTCACCTATCAGCCGGGGGCGGCCAGCTCCATCGAAGGACGGCTGATGCGCCACGTAGGTCTCGAGTACGCGTATCTGTTGGAAGGCTCCCTCACATTGCAGGTGGAGTTCGACACCTACGAGCTCAACGCCGGCGATTCATGGCATTTCGATTCGTCGAGGCCGCACATGGCCTCTAATCACGGAGCCACACCCGCGATAGGAATCTGGTTCGTGGTGGGGCGCCATGGTGACTCCCTGCCGAACCCACAAGAGCCTCCTGTTTCCTCCCGCCAGTCGGCTCGTTCCACTGTCGACGTGCTGCGACGACTCGACGCGCTCGACGTTCTGGAGGAATGA
- a CDS encoding SDR family NAD(P)-dependent oxidoreductase, with amino-acid sequence MAARRILIVGGSSGIGLALANDLANSGDEVILTSRSLESAEQVAATVGGRTRGIALDVAEPEGIAEQLKDVGGLDGVVLGAVERDVSTVRDFDITRARHVVTMKLIGYTETVHSLLDRLEPSVATGIVLFGGRAKDAPYPGSATVSTINGGVDGLMNTMALELAPIRVNSLHPGIIGDSPFWAAKPSEVLEGYRSRTPGGELATTEDIVDATKFLLFNKGVSAHSLNVDRGWRIS; translated from the coding sequence ATGGCTGCAAGAAGGATCCTGATCGTCGGCGGTTCGAGTGGAATCGGCCTCGCGCTGGCGAACGACTTGGCGAACTCCGGCGACGAGGTGATCCTGACGAGTCGCTCGCTTGAGTCTGCTGAGCAGGTTGCGGCGACCGTTGGTGGGCGCACACGGGGCATCGCGCTCGACGTCGCCGAGCCGGAGGGCATCGCTGAGCAGCTGAAGGATGTCGGAGGGCTTGACGGCGTCGTGCTGGGTGCGGTCGAGCGTGACGTGAGCACCGTGAGGGACTTCGACATCACTCGCGCACGACACGTCGTCACGATGAAGCTGATCGGCTACACCGAGACGGTTCACTCGCTCCTGGATCGGCTTGAGCCCAGCGTGGCCACGGGGATCGTCCTCTTCGGCGGGCGCGCGAAGGACGCTCCTTACCCGGGCTCCGCAACGGTCTCTACCATCAACGGTGGCGTGGACGGGCTGATGAATACGATGGCGCTGGAACTCGCGCCGATCCGCGTGAACTCCCTACACCCCGGAATCATCGGGGACAGCCCCTTCTGGGCCGCGAAGCCCAGTGAGGTTCTCGAGGGCTATCGCTCCCGGACGCCGGGTGGAGAGCTTGCGACAACGGAGGACATCGTGGACGCTACGAAGTTCCTTCTCTTCAACAAGGGCGTCTCGGCGCACAGCCTGAACGTCGACCGCGGGTGGCGGATCAGCTGA
- a CDS encoding N-acyl homoserine lactonase family protein gives MSERKTDYSIYSLEFCQGDVPGDFMGGVIMHSNEGAQRASMLYTLIIGGEVGGKQHVALVDCGFRNDYWLDRFPFTKWESPEEVLARVDLRPEDIEVILVSHMHFDHMGNFEAFPNAQLYVQLDEYVGWSQAVETANQLPSEAERAWIFSSFDPTDLTRAAKGIADGRIRFVKGDQELLPGVTARLARDSHTFGSQWFKVETQNGPYVIAGDIVYLYENVETMWVPGYGQGNSFNLINLYKTFRDELKGETSRIIPGHDQEIKRRYTSWVAESGNSVTEVNLRAIDASRAPKNDGTLLL, from the coding sequence ATGAGCGAACGTAAGACCGACTACTCGATCTATTCACTCGAGTTCTGTCAAGGAGATGTGCCCGGCGACTTCATGGGGGGCGTCATCATGCACAGCAACGAGGGGGCCCAACGTGCCTCGATGCTGTACACCCTCATCATCGGCGGCGAGGTGGGCGGTAAGCAGCACGTCGCACTGGTGGACTGCGGCTTCCGCAACGACTACTGGCTGGATCGCTTTCCGTTCACCAAGTGGGAGAGTCCCGAGGAGGTCCTCGCGCGAGTTGATCTGCGCCCGGAGGACATCGAGGTGATCCTTGTGTCACACATGCACTTCGACCACATGGGCAACTTCGAGGCGTTTCCCAACGCCCAGCTCTACGTGCAGCTCGACGAGTACGTCGGATGGTCTCAGGCGGTCGAGACCGCCAACCAGCTCCCCTCCGAAGCGGAACGCGCATGGATCTTCTCCTCCTTCGACCCGACGGATCTCACCCGCGCAGCGAAAGGCATCGCGGACGGCAGGATCAGGTTCGTCAAGGGCGACCAGGAGCTTCTTCCCGGCGTGACCGCACGGCTCGCCCGCGACTCACACACGTTCGGCTCCCAGTGGTTCAAGGTCGAGACGCAGAACGGCCCATACGTGATCGCGGGGGACATCGTCTACCTCTACGAGAACGTCGAGACCATGTGGGTTCCGGGATACGGCCAGGGAAATTCGTTCAATCTGATCAACCTCTACAAGACCTTCAGGGACGAGCTCAAGGGTGAGACGAGCCGCATCATCCCTGGACACGACCAGGAGATCAAGCGGCGCTACACCTCGTGGGTTGCGGAGAGCGGCAACTCGGTCACCGAGGTCAACCTTCGTGCGATCGATGCGTCGCGCGCGCCCAAGAACGATGGCACGCTCCTGCTCTGA
- a CDS encoding GntR family transcriptional regulator, giving the protein MLLGNPGLRGRALVDAIRDLIISGELAPGSRVTEPSLAMRFGTSRVPVREALRVLAAEGMVDLKLYGSPRVQLLTEEVVREVRAARNILEPPAAREAALHHTPADLALIDAILAEGDRALDHGETSEQHRLNSRFHDAVASACGNAILGAFVHVLSSRSEWINTAAIAPGPRRLWQDHHEIRAAIAAGDGPLAEALMAAHVQRATSGPFVAATL; this is encoded by the coding sequence ATGCTTTTGGGTAATCCGGGTCTGAGGGGCAGGGCACTGGTCGATGCGATCCGCGACCTGATCATCTCCGGTGAATTGGCGCCGGGATCGCGGGTGACCGAACCATCGCTTGCCATGAGATTCGGCACCTCGAGGGTTCCCGTTCGGGAGGCTCTCCGCGTTCTCGCCGCCGAGGGGATGGTCGACCTCAAGCTGTACGGCTCGCCTCGGGTGCAGCTACTCACCGAAGAGGTGGTGCGCGAAGTTCGGGCTGCCCGGAACATCCTCGAGCCTCCGGCCGCCCGGGAGGCGGCGCTTCACCATACGCCCGCAGATCTTGCGCTGATCGATGCGATCCTCGCCGAAGGGGATAGAGCGCTGGACCACGGGGAGACTAGTGAGCAGCACAGATTGAACTCGCGGTTCCACGATGCGGTGGCTTCGGCGTGCGGCAACGCCATTCTGGGCGCGTTCGTGCACGTGCTCAGCAGTCGCTCCGAGTGGATCAACACGGCTGCGATCGCGCCCGGCCCCAGGCGGCTCTGGCAGGATCATCACGAGATCCGTGCCGCTATAGCGGCTGGAGACGGCCCGCTGGCTGAGGCGCTCATGGCAGCACACGTGCAGCGGGCCACGTCTGGGCCATTCGTTGCAGCGACCCTGTAA
- the mftD gene encoding pre-mycofactocin synthase MftD (MftD, an enzyme found in the mycofactocin biosynthesis locus, performs an oxidative deamination of 3-amino-5-[(p-hydroxyphenyl)methyl]-4,4-dimethyl-2-pyrrolidinone (AHDP). The resulting compound, now called pre-mycofactocin (PMFT), is a biologically active redox cofactor that can oxidize the non-exchangeable NADH of TIGR03971 family SDR-type oxidoreductases.) encodes MSFFSHKPIETVAEARARAKKLLPKDVFTALEAGSDGGSTIRANLRAFEQVGMIPRVGVEIPLHPDLKTTFMGQNIDLPVVIAPAAAQAMHPDGEVGVARASRRAGTALGLANFASMPVEDVASANPNTFAHVYLSGDRDTIADRVERFRRAGVKGLIFTLDLSGGRVAHQPRDWGSPVYPDGLGLGTMMKYAPTAVVHPRWTLRYLRRGSVPGLYAPNMSKKDGVVPTLVGALNEWVGTHIPTWDDMAWLSDLWGGPFMIKGLVTPDDARRALDVGATAIGVSNHGGNNLDTTPSPLRFLPAVVKAVGDQAEVTFDSGVRRGTDVVKALALGAQSVMIGRPWFYGLATDGERGVYEVLETFRITIERTLIGLGKSSIHDLTPEDLVIPDGFLIE; translated from the coding sequence ATGAGTTTTTTCTCTCACAAGCCGATCGAGACCGTTGCGGAGGCGCGCGCGCGTGCGAAGAAGCTTCTCCCGAAGGACGTCTTCACGGCCTTGGAGGCGGGAAGCGATGGCGGGTCGACGATCCGGGCTAATCTGCGGGCGTTCGAGCAGGTGGGGATGATCCCCCGCGTGGGTGTGGAGATCCCGCTCCACCCCGATCTCAAGACCACGTTCATGGGCCAGAACATCGATCTGCCGGTGGTCATCGCTCCGGCGGCGGCGCAGGCGATGCACCCTGATGGCGAAGTGGGTGTCGCGCGGGCGTCGCGGCGCGCCGGCACCGCGCTCGGTCTCGCCAACTTCGCCTCGATGCCCGTGGAAGACGTAGCCAGCGCCAATCCCAACACGTTCGCGCATGTATACCTGTCAGGTGACCGCGACACGATCGCGGACCGTGTCGAGCGGTTCCGTCGGGCGGGTGTGAAGGGACTCATCTTCACGCTCGACCTCTCCGGCGGCAGAGTTGCACACCAACCACGCGATTGGGGTTCGCCCGTCTACCCAGACGGACTGGGCCTGGGGACCATGATGAAGTACGCGCCGACGGCGGTGGTCCACCCCCGATGGACCCTGCGTTACCTCCGGCGGGGGAGTGTGCCCGGCCTCTACGCGCCCAACATGAGCAAGAAGGACGGCGTCGTGCCGACCCTGGTCGGAGCGCTGAACGAATGGGTGGGTACGCACATCCCTACGTGGGATGACATGGCGTGGCTCAGCGACTTGTGGGGCGGCCCCTTCATGATCAAGGGGTTGGTGACCCCCGACGACGCGCGTCGTGCCCTTGACGTGGGCGCCACAGCGATCGGCGTCTCCAACCACGGCGGCAACAACCTCGACACCACGCCGTCGCCTCTGCGATTCCTTCCCGCCGTCGTGAAGGCGGTCGGCGACCAGGCCGAGGTGACATTCGACAGCGGTGTGCGCCGCGGGACGGATGTCGTCAAGGCCCTCGCGTTGGGCGCACAGTCGGTGATGATCGGTCGGCCGTGGTTCTACGGTCTGGCCACTGACGGGGAGCGGGGCGTCTACGAGGTGCTGGAAACGTTCCGTATCACCATCGAACGCACCCTGATCGGGCTCGGAAAGTCTTCGATCCATGACCTCACGCCCGAGGACCTCGTGATTCCCGACGGCTTCCTCATAGAGTAG